Below is a genomic region from Acidobacteriota bacterium.
AGCCGGAGGAACCTCCCGGACCGCCGGAGCCCGCACAGCCCCCGCCGCCCCCCCGCCCCGCCGATCCGCCGGCCAATCCCGAGCCGCCGCCGGTGGTGCCTCCGGTGCTGCTTCCTCCGGACGAACCGGTGCTCCCCCCGGTGGCGCCGATGACGATCCCCGTCGCGGCCCCCGCGGCCGTGATCGAGATTCCCAGGGCGGAACTCGCGCCGCTGGTGCCCCCTCCGCCGGAGCCCCCTCCGCCGCCGGAGCCCCCGGAGAAAGTGCCCCCGCCGAAGGCGCCCCCGCCGAAGGCGCCCCCGCCGCCGGCGGCGCCGCGGCCCGCGGTCGAAAAGGCTCCCGTACCGGAGGTTGAAAAAGGGACCGTCCCCGCGGCCGGGAAGGGACCCTCCCCGCCGGAGGTTCCCGTTCCGGCCCGGCCGAAACCGCGCCGGAAGACGCGGGAGGCGCCCGAGGGGGGGAGCGACCGGAGGGACCTGCTTGCCCTGACCCCCATGCCGGCGCCGGTGCGGGACACCATCGTAGTGCCCCCCGGGGAGGCCCGCGGGCGTTTCGCCATTTCGCCCGATGCCAACCTCACCGGGCCGGATGACGTGCTGGGGCCGAAATCGGGCCCGGATGAACCGGACCTCGCCGCCGGCCCGGCCGCGGAACCGGTTCCGCAGGACAGGGAGGCGGCTGCGCCCGACAGCACGGCGGGGCCCGCTCCCGCAACGGAGCCCGCCCCCCCGAAGGTCGAAAACACCCCCGCCGTCGTCAATATCGGCTCCATTTCCAGAAAGGGCGGGAACCGTCAGGGGTCCGGACCGGGCGGCGCAAAGAGCGCGAAATCCTCCCCGTCCCCGCAAACGGGGATGGGGACCGGCCGGAGCGGCAGCCCGGGCGGGGGCGCCGTGGCCGGGAGGGGGGCCGGGACCGGTTCCGGGAGCGGCTCCGGACCGGGCAGGAAGAGGCCCTTTTCGGGCATCACCATCGTGGGCGGTTCGTACGACCCCGGGACGGCCTCCGACCCGGCTCCCGTGGTTCAGGCGCGGCGCCCGGTGCAGACCGAGTACGGGCTCACGGTCATATCGACGGAGACGAGCGGCGGAGGGCTCCCCTTTACCGGGGTTTTCGCCGGGGCGCAGATCTACACCGTGTACCTCGACATGAGGCGCGACGAATCGGACGACGCCCCCTCCTGGACCCTGGAATTCGCCCTGGCCGAGGACGCGTCCGGCCCGGCGGCGCCGATGGGGCCGGGAGGCGGCGAGGGATTGATCCTCCCTTTCCCGGTGGTCAAGGAGACTCCTTCCTGGCCCCCCGAACTGGTTTCCAGATACCCGGGGAGGATGGCCATCGTCTACGCGGTGGTCAGCGCCGAGGGGAAACTGGAGCAGATCGAGGTCAAGGAGAGTCCCGACCCCCTCCTCCGGGAGCCGCTGCTGCAGGCCCTCGGCCAGTGGGTGTTCCGTGCCGCGCGGCTGCAGGGGGTCGCGGTTCCGATCCGGCTCCTGATGGGGATCCCGCTGCGGCCCCCCCGGTGAGGCCCCCGGGCGGGGCGCACGCCCCTTGCCCGAAGGGAGGGGGATGCGTTAAGCTCATCGGCACCGGGGGATTCATGAGGATTCAAGCGAAACACATCATCGTGCACGGCAGGGTCCAGGGGGTCGGCTTCCGCTATTTCGTCCGCGACGCCGCGGCCCGGCTGGAGCTTGCCGGTGATGTCCGCAACCGCCCCGACTCCACCGTGGAAATCGTCGTCGAGGGGCCGCCGGGGCCGGTCGGGGAGTTCGTCCGGGAGGTGGGCCGGGGGCCCGCCCTGGCCCGCGTCGAGCGCCTCGATGTCGACGACCTTCCGGCAGGAGGGAACTACCGCTCGTTTACAATCGAAGGACGGTGACATGAACGCACAGCTGATCGAACAACTCAAATCGGAAATCCGCGAAATTCCCGACTGGCCCAAGAAGGGGATCCTGTTCTATGACGTGACCACGCTGCTGAAAAAGGGGGAGTGTTTCGGCCGGACCATCGACGCCCTGGTCCAGCCGTACCGGGACCGGAAGGTCGACCTGGTGCTCGGGATGGAGGCGCGCGGGTTCATCTTCGCTCCCACGGTGGCCTACGCGCTCAAGGCGGGATTCGTCCCCGTCAGGAAGCCGGGGAAGCTTCCGGCGGAAAAGCTGCGGGTGAGCTATGAACTGGAGTACGGGACCGACAGCCTGGAAATCCACCGGGACGCGGTCGAGCCCGGCCAGCGCGTCCTCGTCGTGGACGACCTCATCGCGACGGGGGGGACCGCCAGGGCCGTCGCGGAAATGGTCGAGACCCTGAAGGCCACCGTCGTCGGGTTCGCCTTCCTGGTGGAACTCGACTTCCTGAGAGGGCGGGAGAAGCTCGCCGGGTACGACGTTCACAGTCTCCTCAGGTACTAGGAGGGCCATGAAGCGCATCGGCATCATCGGCAGCGGCAACGTGGGCGCCAACAGCGCCTTTTTCATGGCCGAAAACGGCACCGCCACGGTCACCCTCGTGGATATCCGGGAAGGGCTTTCGGAGGGGAAGGCGCTCGACCTCCTGGAGGCGGGGCCGATCAGGCGCTACGACACGGGGATCCGGGGGAGTGCGGACATCACCGCGATCCGCGGCAGCGACATCGTCGTCCTGGCCGCCGGGCGGGTGCGGTCGCCCGGGGAGGGGCGCGAGGCGCTCTACCGGGACAACGCGCCGCTGGTCGGGGAACTCTGCGGCGAAATCCGCGCCCTCGCGCCCGGGGCCGTCGTCATCAACGTGGTGGAGCCGGTCGACATGCTCACCCTGCTCGCCGGGAGAGTCCTCGGTTTCGACCGCGGGCGGGTCCTCGGGGTGGGGGGGCTGCTCAGTTCCACCCGGCTCCGGCACCTCGTGAGCCGGGCCCTGGGGGTTTCGCCCCGGGAGGTGACGGGCATGGTGATCGGCCCGCACCGGCCCGGCATGGTCGTGCTCGAGGACACGGTGCGCGTGAGCGGCGTTCCCGTGGCGCAGCTGCTCGAGCCCGAGGCCCTCTGCGCCATCGTCGAGGAAACGCGCCGCGCGGGGGACACCATCCTCGAACTGTCGGAAAGGTCCACGGCCTATTACGCTCCCAGCGCCGCCGTGGCCGCCCTGGCGCGGGCCGTGATCCGGGACGCCCGGACGATCCTTCCGGTATCGATGCGGCTCGACGGCGAGTACGGCCTCCGGGATATCGCCCTCAGCGTACCGGCCCGCATCGGCGCCGGGGGAGCCGAAAGCGTGATCGAAGTAGCGCTCGGCGGCCGGGAGGAGAAGGAATTTCGGGACGCCGCCGGGGACCTCCGCCGCTCGCTCGAGCGCGCCGGCGCCGGCGCGGGGCCGGGGGAGTGACCATGCCGGGGAAAAAAGTGAGCATCATCGGGGCGGGCAACGTCGGGGCGACGGCCGCCTACTACATCGCCGAGAAGGTGATGGCCGACATCGTGATGGTGGATGTGGCCGAGGGGGTGACCCGGGCCAAGGCGATCGACTTCCTGCACGCGGGGCCGATGAGGGGGTACGACGTCTCGATAGAGGGGACGGGCGATTACGCCGCCGTCGCCGACAGCGACCTGGTGGTGGTCACCGCCGGGGTCGCCCGCAAGCCGGGGATGGACCGCATGGACCTGCTCCGGGTGAACGCCGGGATCGTGAAGTCGGCGTCGAAGATGATTGCGCGTTACGCCCCCAACGCCACGGTGATCGTGGTCTCCAACCCCCTGGACGTGATGTGCCACGTGGTATACCGCACCACGGGGTTCGCCGTGCAGCGCGTCATCGGCATGGCGGGCATCCTCGATTCCACCCGTTTCCGTTATTTCGTGGCGGAGCGGCTGGGGTGCGCCTTCACGGACGTCCACGCGATGGTCCTGGGGGGGCACGGGGACCAGATGGTGCCGATGCCTCGCTACACCACCGTCGCCGGGATCCCGGTCAGCCGCTTCCTGGACGCCGACGAACTGGAGCGGCTGGTGGACCGGACCCGCAAGGGAGGGGCGGAGATCGTGGCCCATCTCAAGACCGGCTCCGCCTACTACGCCCCCGCGGCGTCGGTCGCGGAGATGGCGGAGGCGATCCTCACCGACCGCCGGACCCTGGTCCCCTGCGCCGTCTGCCTGCGCGGGGAGTACGGCATCGAAAACCTGTTCATCGGCGTCCCGGTGATCCTGGGGAAAAACGGGGTGGAGCGCATCGTCGAGGTCGAGTTGGAGCCGCAGGAACTCCAGCTGCTCCGCCGGAGCTCGGAGGCGGTGAGGAAGGGGGTCGAGGAGCTCGAGACCTTCTTCACCGTCCGGTAACCGCGGGGCAAAGAGCGCTAGGCGCGTTCCCCGATCGGGACGTAGCGGGACTCGAGCGGGCCGTCGTAGATCTGCCTCGGACGGTAGATGCGGGCCTCCGGGTCGTCCATGATCTCCTTGCAGTTGGCGATCCAGCCGGGCATGCGGCCGATGGCGAACATGACGGTGAACATGTTGCGCGGGATCCCGATGGCGCGCATGATGATGCCGCTGTAAAAGTCGACGTTGGGGTAGAGCTTGCGCTCCACGTAATAGGGGTCGCTGAGCGCCGCCTCCTCCAGGCGCTTGGCGATGTCGAGCAGGGGGTCCTTCTTATTCAGCGCCGCCAGCAGCTCGTCGCACTTCTTCTTGATGATCCGGGCGCGCGGGTCGTAGTTCTTGTAGACCCGGTGGCCGAACCCCATCAGCCTTTTCCCCGACCCCTTGATCTTGGCCTGTTCGAGGAATTTCGAACCGTTGTCGCCGCTGCGGTGGATATCCTCGAGCATGTCCAGCACCGCCTGGTTGGCGCCGCCGTGCAGCCGGCCCCAGAGGGCGCCCACCCCCGCGGCCGCGCAGGCGAAGAGGTTGGCCTGGCTGGACGCCACCATCCGGACCGTCGAGGTGGAGCAGTTCTGCTCGTGGTCCGCGTGGAGCACGAAGATCAGGTCGAGGGCCTGGACGACTTCGGGGAGGAGATCGTACTCCTGGTAGGGGCGCGAAAACATCATGTGCAGGAGGTTGGCGGTGTACTTGTAGGTCGGCTTCGGGTAGATGGCGGGGAGCCCCAGCGACTTGCGGTAGGCGAACGCGGCGATGGTGCGGACCTGGGAGATGATGCGGGCCGCCTGCATGGCGAAGATCTCGTCCTCGGGCCGCGGTGTCTGCGGGAAGAAGCAGCCGGCGGCGTTGATCATCGAGGAGAGGATGGCCATCGGGTGGGCGTTGGCGGGGAACCCCTCGAAATGGAACTTCATGTCCTCGTGGAGCATTTCGTTCCGGGTGAGCCGGTCGGAGAAATCCTTCAATTCGTCGTAGGTGGGGAGCTTCCCCCAGATCAGCAGGTAGGCGGTTTCCACGAAGGTGGACTTCACCGCGAGTTCCTCGATCGGGATGCCGCGGTAACGGAGGATCCCCTTCTCCCCGTCGATGAAGGTGATGCGGCTCACGCAGGAGCCGGTGTTGCCGTAGCCGTCGTCGAGCGTGATGTGCCCGGTCGAGTTGCGGAGGGAGGAAATGTCGATGCCCCGTTCCCCCTCGGACCCGACGACTATGGGGAGCTCGTATTGTTTCCCGTCAAGTTCCAGTCTGGCCAAATCCATCGATCGCCTCCTTCAGGCAGGTTTCGGTTCCGTTGTCTCCAAGGATACCAACACCGGATCGGCCGGTGAAGCAAAACCGGCGGGAGCGGGCCCCTTCCCTTGACCGGGCGGGCTAAAGGATTATAATCGCTCTTTTCAGGAAAGGACAATTTCATGACTGCTCCAACAAAACACGCCAGGCTCCTGGCGTGGGTACAAGAGATGGCCCGCATGACGCAGCCGGACAGCGTGGTCTGGTGCGACGGGTCCAAGGCGGAGTACGACTCCATAATGAAAATCGCGGTGGATGGGGGCGTTGCCGTGCCGCTCTCCAGGCGCTCCAATTCATTCCTGTTCCGCTCGGAAGCATCCGATGTGGCGCGCGTGGAGAACCGCACCTACATTTCCTCCAGGTCCCAGGACGACGCCGGGCCGACCAACAACTGGATCGATCCCGCCGAACTGAAAGCCACGCTCAAAAAGCTCTACACGGGCTGCATGCGGGGGCGCGTGCTCTACGTCATCCCCTTTTCGATGGGGCCGATCGGCTCCCCGATGGCCAAGATCGGGGTGGAGATCACCGATTCCCCCTACGTCGTCACCAACATGCACATCATGACGCGGGTGGGGAAGCGGGTGCTGGAAGTGCTGGGCGACTCGGGGGAGTTCATCCCCTGCCTGCATTCGGTCGGAAAGCCGCTCCTCTCCTGCCAGGACGACGGCGGGCTCTGGCCCTGCGCCCCGATGGAACGGAAGTACATCGCCCAGTTCCCCGAGGAGCGGGCGATCTGGTCCTTCGGCTCGGGCTACGGCGGCAACGCCCTGCTCGGAAAGAAGTGCCTGGCGCTGCGCATCGCCTCCGTGATCGCCAGGGATGAGGGGTGGCTGGCCGAACACATGCTCATCCTGAAGATCACCAGTCCCGAGGACAAGGTCAAGTACATCGCCGCCGCCTTTCCCTCGGCCTGCGGCAAGACGAACCTGGCGATGCTGGTCCCCACCATCCCCGGCTGGAAGGTCGAGACCATCGGAGACGACATCGCCTGGATGAAGCAGGGGAAGGACGGCCGCTGGCGCGCCATCAACCCCGAGGCGGGATTTTTCGGGGTGGCCCCGGGGACCTCGATGGAATCGAACCCGAACGCCATGCGCACCTTCGAGAGCAACACCATCTTCACCAACGTCGCGCTCACGGAGGACGGGGATGTCTGGTGGGAGGGGATCGGCTACGACGCCCCGGGCACTCTCGTCGACTGGAAGGGGAATGCCTGGGCACAGAACAAGAAGGACAAGGCCCAGCCCCCCGCGGCGCATCCCAATTCCCGCTTTACGGCCCCCGCGGCCCAGTGCCCCTCCATCGCCCCCGAGTGGGAGGACCCGGAGGGGGTGCCGATCGACGCCTTTCTCTTCGGCGGCCGCCGCCCGAGCACCGTCCCGCTGGTGACCCAGTCGTTCGACTGGAACCACGGGGTCTTTCTCGGGTCGATCATCGGGTCGGAGATCACCGCGGCGGCGATCGACGCCAATATCGGCAAGGTCCGGCGCGACCCCTTCGCCATGCTCCCCTTCTGCGGCTACCACATGGGGGACTATTTCGCCCACTGGATCCGGATGGGAAAGAAAACGCCGGAAGCGGTGCAGCCGAAGTTCTTCATGGTGAACTGGTTCCGCAAGACCGCGGAAGGAAAGTGGCTCTGGCCCGGCTACGGGGAGAACAGCCGGGTGCTCCGGTGGATTTTCGAGCGCTGCGACGGGACGGGCAAGGGGGTGGAGACCCCGATCGGCTATCTCCCGACGGTGGATGCCATCGAGCGGCCCGAAAAGGTCCGGGCCGAAGAGATGCAGGAGCTTCTGACGGTGGACGCCGCCGGCTGGCGCCGGGAGCTCGAGAACATCAAGGCCAGCCACTACCCGAAATTCGGGGCCAGGCTCCCCAGGGAACTGGCCCGGCTGCTCGAGGAGCTGGAAAACAGGCTCCGATAGGAGAACGCGCATGAAAGAGCACAACCCACTCGCCGCGGCGATGAACCGGGACCTGGAAGCGGGCGCGCCGCAGCTGCTGGCGATGTTGTCCGAGCGGGGCAAGGCCATCTATTTCCCCCACAAGGGGATCCTGGGGCAGACGGCGGAGGCGAAGGGGGTCTCGATCAACGCCACCATCGGCACCGCTTTCGAGAACGACGGATCCCCGCTGACGCTCGAGTGCATGGAGGCGCTGGTCAACGTCCCCTCCGAATCCTTTCTCTACGCCCCCAGCTTCGGGTTGCCGAAGCTGCGGGAGGAGTGGGGCCGGCTGCTCGAGACCAAGAACCCGGGGCTCAGGGGCAAGAGGTTCAGCAAGCCGGTGGTCACCGCGGCGCTGACCCACGCGCTTTCGGTCGCGGGCTACCTTTTCGTCGACCCCGGGGACGAGATCCTGATCCCCGACCTCTACTGGGACAACTACGAGCTCGTTTTCGGCGAGACCTACGGCGCCGCCTTCAAGTTCTACAACACCTTCACGGGCGGGGGCTTCGACGTGGGAGCCTTCTCCCGCGCCCTCGGCGAAGGGAAGCCGGGCAAGCGGATCGTGCTGCTCAATTTTCCCAACAACCCGACCGGCTATACCCCGACGGTGGAGGAGTACCACGCCCTCGTCGGGGCGATCCGGGACGCGGCGGAAGCGGGCAGCCGGGTGGTCGTGGTGCTCGACGACGCCTATTTCGGCCTGGTCTACGAGGAGGGAGTCGCCCGCGAGTCGCTCTTCAGCGCCCTGGCCGACCTGCACCCGAACGTGCTCGGCGTGAAACTGGACGGGGCCACCAAGGAGGACTACGTCTGGGGCTTTCGTGTCGGTTTCGTCACCTTCGGCTCGGCGGGCGCGGCCGAGTCCCACCTCCGGACGCTCGAGGACAAGGCCGCGGGGGCCGTCCGGGGCACGATCTCCAACGCCCCCTGCCTCTCCCAG
It encodes:
- a CDS encoding acylphosphatase; the protein is MRIQAKHIIVHGRVQGVGFRYFVRDAAARLELAGDVRNRPDSTVEIVVEGPPGPVGEFVREVGRGPALARVERLDVDDLPAGGNYRSFTIEGR
- a CDS encoding adenine phosphoribosyltransferase, which encodes MNAQLIEQLKSEIREIPDWPKKGILFYDVTTLLKKGECFGRTIDALVQPYRDRKVDLVLGMEARGFIFAPTVAYALKAGFVPVRKPGKLPAEKLRVSYELEYGTDSLEIHRDAVEPGQRVLVVDDLIATGGTARAVAEMVETLKATVVGFAFLVELDFLRGREKLAGYDVHSLLRY
- a CDS encoding malate dehydrogenase codes for the protein MKRIGIIGSGNVGANSAFFMAENGTATVTLVDIREGLSEGKALDLLEAGPIRRYDTGIRGSADITAIRGSDIVVLAAGRVRSPGEGREALYRDNAPLVGELCGEIRALAPGAVVINVVEPVDMLTLLAGRVLGFDRGRVLGVGGLLSSTRLRHLVSRALGVSPREVTGMVIGPHRPGMVVLEDTVRVSGVPVAQLLEPEALCAIVEETRRAGDTILELSERSTAYYAPSAAVAALARAVIRDARTILPVSMRLDGEYGLRDIALSVPARIGAGGAESVIEVALGGREEKEFRDAAGDLRRSLERAGAGAGPGE
- the mdh gene encoding malate dehydrogenase; protein product: MPGKKVSIIGAGNVGATAAYYIAEKVMADIVMVDVAEGVTRAKAIDFLHAGPMRGYDVSIEGTGDYAAVADSDLVVVTAGVARKPGMDRMDLLRVNAGIVKSASKMIARYAPNATVIVVSNPLDVMCHVVYRTTGFAVQRVIGMAGILDSTRFRYFVAERLGCAFTDVHAMVLGGHGDQMVPMPRYTTVAGIPVSRFLDADELERLVDRTRKGGAEIVAHLKTGSAYYAPAASVAEMAEAILTDRRTLVPCAVCLRGEYGIENLFIGVPVILGKNGVERIVEVELEPQELQLLRRSSEAVRKGVEELETFFTVR
- a CDS encoding citrate synthase; the encoded protein is MDLARLELDGKQYELPIVVGSEGERGIDISSLRNSTGHITLDDGYGNTGSCVSRITFIDGEKGILRYRGIPIEELAVKSTFVETAYLLIWGKLPTYDELKDFSDRLTRNEMLHEDMKFHFEGFPANAHPMAILSSMINAAGCFFPQTPRPEDEIFAMQAARIISQVRTIAAFAYRKSLGLPAIYPKPTYKYTANLLHMMFSRPYQEYDLLPEVVQALDLIFVLHADHEQNCSTSTVRMVASSQANLFACAAAGVGALWGRLHGGANQAVLDMLEDIHRSGDNGSKFLEQAKIKGSGKRLMGFGHRVYKNYDPRARIIKKKCDELLAALNKKDPLLDIAKRLEEAALSDPYYVERKLYPNVDFYSGIIMRAIGIPRNMFTVMFAIGRMPGWIANCKEIMDDPEARIYRPRQIYDGPLESRYVPIGERA
- a CDS encoding phosphoenolpyruvate carboxykinase (GTP): MTAPTKHARLLAWVQEMARMTQPDSVVWCDGSKAEYDSIMKIAVDGGVAVPLSRRSNSFLFRSEASDVARVENRTYISSRSQDDAGPTNNWIDPAELKATLKKLYTGCMRGRVLYVIPFSMGPIGSPMAKIGVEITDSPYVVTNMHIMTRVGKRVLEVLGDSGEFIPCLHSVGKPLLSCQDDGGLWPCAPMERKYIAQFPEERAIWSFGSGYGGNALLGKKCLALRIASVIARDEGWLAEHMLILKITSPEDKVKYIAAAFPSACGKTNLAMLVPTIPGWKVETIGDDIAWMKQGKDGRWRAINPEAGFFGVAPGTSMESNPNAMRTFESNTIFTNVALTEDGDVWWEGIGYDAPGTLVDWKGNAWAQNKKDKAQPPAAHPNSRFTAPAAQCPSIAPEWEDPEGVPIDAFLFGGRRPSTVPLVTQSFDWNHGVFLGSIIGSEITAAAIDANIGKVRRDPFAMLPFCGYHMGDYFAHWIRMGKKTPEAVQPKFFMVNWFRKTAEGKWLWPGYGENSRVLRWIFERCDGTGKGVETPIGYLPTVDAIERPEKVRAEEMQELLTVDAAGWRRELENIKASHYPKFGARLPRELARLLEELENRLR
- a CDS encoding aminotransferase class I/II-fold pyridoxal phosphate-dependent enzyme, with the protein product MKEHNPLAAAMNRDLEAGAPQLLAMLSERGKAIYFPHKGILGQTAEAKGVSINATIGTAFENDGSPLTLECMEALVNVPSESFLYAPSFGLPKLREEWGRLLETKNPGLRGKRFSKPVVTAALTHALSVAGYLFVDPGDEILIPDLYWDNYELVFGETYGAAFKFYNTFTGGGFDVGAFSRALGEGKPGKRIVLLNFPNNPTGYTPTVEEYHALVGAIRDAAEAGSRVVVVLDDAYFGLVYEEGVARESLFSALADLHPNVLGVKLDGATKEDYVWGFRVGFVTFGSAGAAESHLRTLEDKAAGAVRGTISNAPCLSQAILLRAYTDPGYAAQKKAKYETLAGRVREIKAVLRAHPEYADSFDVMPFNSGYFMCVRPKGVDLEALRRELIAGYATGVIVLVGLVRLAFSAVPTEKIAQLFANLDVAVRKLRG